In the Theobroma cacao cultivar B97-61/B2 chromosome 1, Criollo_cocoa_genome_V2, whole genome shotgun sequence genome, one interval contains:
- the LOC18611131 gene encoding zeaxanthin epoxidase, chloroplastic isoform X1, which produces MAATSLQKPSATFFTGTQFPVSISKYIPTESLPCIHCNYHFRSKTSNPKKSVLQVKATVAGTQSASKSSEKNEFDGNQLEKKKLRVLVAGGGIGGLVFALAAKKKGFDVVVFEKDLSAIRGEGQYRGPIQIQSNALAALEAIDMEVAEKVMEAGCITGDRINGLVDGVSGTWYVKFDTFTPAAERGLPVTRVISRMTLQEIMVHAVGEDIIFNESNVVDFEDDGHKVTVILENGKRYEGDLLVGADGIWSKVRNNLFGPKEAVYSGYTCYTGIADFVPADIESVGYRVFLGHKQYFVSSDVGAGKMQWYAFHKEPAGGVDSHAKKERLLKIFEGWCDNVIDLLLATDEDDILRRDIYDRTPSLTWGRGHVTLLGDSIHAMQPNMGQGGCMAIEDSYQLALDLDKAWKQSVESGTAVDVVSSLKSYERARRLRVAIIHGMARMAAIMASTYKAYLGVGLGPLSFLSKFRIPHPGRVGGRFFIDLAMPLMLSWVLGGNSSKLEGRSLSCRLSDKASDQLRTWFEDNDALEQTINGEWFLFPVGNEVVASQPICLSRDENKPFMIGSEKSENFPGASVVVPSPQVSKTHAQISYKDGAFFLIDLQSEHGTYIDHGGRRSRVPPNVSTRVRPSDVIQFGSDKKFPSDVQAAFRVKVMRSPPKIALKEEGGILQAV; this is translated from the exons ATGGCTGCAACTTCGCTTCAGAAACCTTCAGCAACATTTTTCACAGGAACCCAGTTTCCTGTCTCCATCTCTAAGTATATTCCAACAGAGTCCTTGCCTTGTATTCATTGTAATTACCattttagaagcaaaacaagtAACCCAAAGAAGAGCGTTTTACAAGTCAAAGCCACAGTGGCAGGAACCCAAAGTGCTTCAAAGTCAAGTGAGAAGAATGAATTTGATGGGAACCaattggagaagaagaagctgaGGGTATTGGTTGCTGGGGGTGGTATTGGAGGATTGGTTTTTGCATTGGCtgcaaaaaagaaagggttTGATGTAGTGGTGTTTGAGAAGGATCTGAGTGCTATAAGAGGTGAGGGGCAATACAGGGGTCCAATTCAGATACAAAGCAATGCATTGGCTGCTTTAGAGGCTATTGATATGGAAGTTGctgagaaagttatggaggcCGGTTGCATCACTGGAGATAGAATTAATGGATTGGTTGACGGGGTTTCCGGTACTTG GTACGTCAAGTTTGATACATTCACCCCTGCAGCGGAAAGAGGGCTTCCAGTTACAAGAGTTATTAGTAGGATGACTTTACAAGAAATCATGGTTCATGCAGTTGGGGAAgacataatttttaatgagaGCAATGTTGTTGATTTTGAGGATGATGGACATAAG GTCACTGTGATACTGGAAAATGGAAAGCGCTATGAAGGTGATCTTCTTGTTGGAGCTGATGGAATATGGTCGAAG GTGAGGAACAACTTATTTGGGCCAAAGGAAGCTGTATACTCAGGATACACTTGCTATACCGGTATTGCAGATTTTGTGCCTGCTGATATTGAGTCTGTCGG GTACCGTGTATTTTTGGGACACAAGCAGTACTTCGTTTCCTCGGATGTTGGTGCTGGAAAGATGCAGTGGTATGCATTTCACAAGGAACCAGCTGGTGGAGTGGATAGCCATG CTAAAAAGGAGAGGCtacttaaaatatttgagGGTTGGTGTGATAATGTGATAGATTTGTTACTTGCTACTGATGAAGATGATATCCTTCGACGTGACATATATGACCGAACACCCTCACTGACTTGGGGAAGGGGGCATGTAACCTTGCTTGGGGATTCTATCCATGCAATGCAGCCAAATATGGGTCAAGGGGGATGCATGGCCATTGAG GATAGTTATCAATTAGCATTGGACCTTGATAAGGCATGGAAACAAAGTGTTGAGTCAGGGACCGCTGTTGATgttgtttcttctttaaagAG CTACGAGAGAGCTAGAAGACTGCGAGTTGCCATTATCCATGGAATGGCAAGAATGGCTGCAATCATGGCTTCAACTTACAAGGCTTATTTAGGTGTAGGGCTAGGTCCATTGTCG tttttgtcaaaatttcGGATACCGCACCCAGGAAGAGTTGGTGGCAGATTTTTTATTGACTTAGCGATGCCCTTAATGCTCAGTTGGGTCTTAGGTGGTAACAG CTCAAAACTTGAAGGAAGGTCCTTAAGTTGCAGACTCTCAGACAAG GCAAGTGACCAATTGCGGACATGGTTTGAAGACAATGATGCATTGGAGCAGACTATAAATGGAGA GTGGTTTTTGTTCCCAGTTGGAAATGAAGTAGTTGCCTCACAACCTATTTGTCTAAGTAGGGATGAGAACAAACCTTTCATGATTGG GAGTGAAAAAAGTGAGAATTTTCCAGGAGCCTCAGTGGTGGTACCTTCACCCCAG GTATCCAAAACGCATGCTCAAATCAGCTATAAAGATGGTGCGTTCTTCCTAATTGATTTGCAGAGTGAACATGGGACCTATATCGA CCATGGAGGGAGAAGATCTCGGGTACCACCAAATGTTTCTACTCGTGTTCGTCCATCAGATGTCATTCAGTTCGGTTCAGATAAGAAG TTTCCAAGCGATGTGCAGGCAGCTTTCCGGGTAAAGGTGATGAGATCACCTCCTAAGATTGCTTTGAAGGAAGAGGGCGGGATTCTTCAGGCAGTATGA
- the LOC18611131 gene encoding zeaxanthin epoxidase, chloroplastic isoform X2 — MAATSLQKPSATFFTGTQFPVSISKYIPTESLPCIHCNYHFRSKTSNPKKSVLQVKATVAGTQSASKSSEKNEFDGNQLEKKKLRVLVAGGGIGGLVFALAAKKKGFDVVVFEKDLSAIRGEGQYRGPIQIQSNALAALEAIDMEVAEKVMEAGCITGDRINGLVDGVSGTWYVKFDTFTPAAERGLPVTRVISRMTLQEIMVHAVGEDIIFNESNVVDFEDDGHKVTVILENGKRYEGDLLVGADGIWSKVRNNLFGPKEAVYSGYTCYTGIADFVPADIESVGYRVFLGHKQYFVSSDVGAGKMQWYAFHKEPAGGVDSHAKKERLLKIFEGWCDNVIDLLLATDEDDILRRDIYDRTPSLTWGRGHVTLLGDSIHAMQPNMGQGGCMAIEDSYQLALDLDKAWKQSVESGTAVDVVSSLKSYERARRLRVAIIHGMARMAAIMASTYKAYLGVGLGPLSFLSKFRIPHPGRVGGRFFIDLAMPLMLSWVLGGNSSKLEGRSLSCRLSDKASDQLRTWFEDNDALEQTINGEWFLFPVGNEVVASQPICLSRDENKPFMIGSEKSENFPGASVVVPSPQVSKTHAQISYKDGAFFLIDLQSEHGTYIDHGGRRSRVPPNVSTRVRPSDVIQFGSDKKAAFRVKVMRSPPKIALKEEGGILQAV; from the exons ATGGCTGCAACTTCGCTTCAGAAACCTTCAGCAACATTTTTCACAGGAACCCAGTTTCCTGTCTCCATCTCTAAGTATATTCCAACAGAGTCCTTGCCTTGTATTCATTGTAATTACCattttagaagcaaaacaagtAACCCAAAGAAGAGCGTTTTACAAGTCAAAGCCACAGTGGCAGGAACCCAAAGTGCTTCAAAGTCAAGTGAGAAGAATGAATTTGATGGGAACCaattggagaagaagaagctgaGGGTATTGGTTGCTGGGGGTGGTATTGGAGGATTGGTTTTTGCATTGGCtgcaaaaaagaaagggttTGATGTAGTGGTGTTTGAGAAGGATCTGAGTGCTATAAGAGGTGAGGGGCAATACAGGGGTCCAATTCAGATACAAAGCAATGCATTGGCTGCTTTAGAGGCTATTGATATGGAAGTTGctgagaaagttatggaggcCGGTTGCATCACTGGAGATAGAATTAATGGATTGGTTGACGGGGTTTCCGGTACTTG GTACGTCAAGTTTGATACATTCACCCCTGCAGCGGAAAGAGGGCTTCCAGTTACAAGAGTTATTAGTAGGATGACTTTACAAGAAATCATGGTTCATGCAGTTGGGGAAgacataatttttaatgagaGCAATGTTGTTGATTTTGAGGATGATGGACATAAG GTCACTGTGATACTGGAAAATGGAAAGCGCTATGAAGGTGATCTTCTTGTTGGAGCTGATGGAATATGGTCGAAG GTGAGGAACAACTTATTTGGGCCAAAGGAAGCTGTATACTCAGGATACACTTGCTATACCGGTATTGCAGATTTTGTGCCTGCTGATATTGAGTCTGTCGG GTACCGTGTATTTTTGGGACACAAGCAGTACTTCGTTTCCTCGGATGTTGGTGCTGGAAAGATGCAGTGGTATGCATTTCACAAGGAACCAGCTGGTGGAGTGGATAGCCATG CTAAAAAGGAGAGGCtacttaaaatatttgagGGTTGGTGTGATAATGTGATAGATTTGTTACTTGCTACTGATGAAGATGATATCCTTCGACGTGACATATATGACCGAACACCCTCACTGACTTGGGGAAGGGGGCATGTAACCTTGCTTGGGGATTCTATCCATGCAATGCAGCCAAATATGGGTCAAGGGGGATGCATGGCCATTGAG GATAGTTATCAATTAGCATTGGACCTTGATAAGGCATGGAAACAAAGTGTTGAGTCAGGGACCGCTGTTGATgttgtttcttctttaaagAG CTACGAGAGAGCTAGAAGACTGCGAGTTGCCATTATCCATGGAATGGCAAGAATGGCTGCAATCATGGCTTCAACTTACAAGGCTTATTTAGGTGTAGGGCTAGGTCCATTGTCG tttttgtcaaaatttcGGATACCGCACCCAGGAAGAGTTGGTGGCAGATTTTTTATTGACTTAGCGATGCCCTTAATGCTCAGTTGGGTCTTAGGTGGTAACAG CTCAAAACTTGAAGGAAGGTCCTTAAGTTGCAGACTCTCAGACAAG GCAAGTGACCAATTGCGGACATGGTTTGAAGACAATGATGCATTGGAGCAGACTATAAATGGAGA GTGGTTTTTGTTCCCAGTTGGAAATGAAGTAGTTGCCTCACAACCTATTTGTCTAAGTAGGGATGAGAACAAACCTTTCATGATTGG GAGTGAAAAAAGTGAGAATTTTCCAGGAGCCTCAGTGGTGGTACCTTCACCCCAG GTATCCAAAACGCATGCTCAAATCAGCTATAAAGATGGTGCGTTCTTCCTAATTGATTTGCAGAGTGAACATGGGACCTATATCGA CCATGGAGGGAGAAGATCTCGGGTACCACCAAATGTTTCTACTCGTGTTCGTCCATCAGATGTCATTCAGTTCGGTTCAGATAAGAAG GCAGCTTTCCGGGTAAAGGTGATGAGATCACCTCCTAAGATTGCTTTGAAGGAAGAGGGCGGGATTCTTCAGGCAGTATGA
- the LOC18611133 gene encoding RNA-binding protein Musashi homolog 2 isoform X2, with protein sequence MDRKLVVLGIPWEVDTEGLRKYMSKFGDLEDCIVMKERSTGRSRGFGYVTFASADDAKNVLSIEHFLGERMLEVKIATPKEEMRAPAKKVTRIFVARIPPSVDESTFRSHFEEYGEITDLYMPKDQASKAHRGIGFITFASADSVENLMTDTHELGGSTVVVDRATPKEDDFKPIGRMSQGGYGAYNAYISAATRYAALGAPTLYDHPGPVYGRGESTRGMGKKIFVGRLPQEANAEDLRQYFGRFGRILDVYVPKDPKRSGHRGFGFVTFAEDGVADRVSRRSHEICGQQVAIDSATPVDDAGPSFMMNPAGPYRGFGGPMRPFGRMYGGLHFDDWGYAIGSARPSRAEWRYRPY encoded by the exons ATGGACCGAAAGCTTGTG GTTTTGGGAATACCGTGGGAGGTGGATACTGAAGGTTTGAGGAAATATATGAGTAAATTTGGTGATTTGGAGGATTGTATTGTCATGAAG GAGCGCTCAACGGGCCGATCTCGTGGTTTTGGATATGTAACATTTGCATCCGCTGATGATGCTAAG AATGTGCTATCAATTGAGCATTTTCTTGGTGAGAGAATGCTGGAAGTTAAAATAGCTACTCCAAAG GAGGAGATGAGAGCACCTGCAAAGAAAGTAACCAGGATATTTGTAGCCAGGATTCCACCATCAGTGGACGAATCAACGTTTCGGAG CCATTTCGAGGAGTATGGTGAGATAACGGATTTATACATGCCGAAG GATCAAGCGTCCAAAGCTCACCGTGGAATTGGTTTTATCACTTTTGCTAGTGCAG ATTCTGTGGAGAATCTGATGACTGATACTCATGAACTGGGAGGTTCTACGGTAGTAGTTGATCGAGCAACACCGAAG GAAGATGACTTTAAACCAATAGGCAGAATGTCACAAGGTGGATATGGTGCATACAATGCATACATTTCTGCTGCAACTAGATATGCTGCACTTGGTGCTCCTACCTTGTATGACCATCCTGGCCCTGTGTATGGAA GAGGAGAATCTACTCGAGGGATGGGCAAAAAGATATTTGTTGGCAGGCTCCCTCAGGAGGCTAATGCTGAAGATCTTCGCCAGTATTTTGGTAGATTTGGGCGTATACTAGATGTTTATGTTCCTAAG GACCCCAAGAGATCTGGCCACAGAGGTTTTGGTTTTGTCACTTTTGCTGAAGATGGAGTTGCAGACCGAGTATCTCGTAGGTCTCATGAGATTTGTGGACAACAG GTGGCAATAGATTCTGCAACACCTGTTGATGATGCTGGCCCTAGTTTCATGATGAATCCTGCTGGACCGTATAGAGGTTTTGGTGGTCCAATGCGCCCTTTTGGTAGGATGTATGGAGGCCTGCATTTTGATGAT TGGGGTTATGCAATTGGGAGTGCAAGGCCATCGAGAGCAGAGTGGAGGTATAGGCCATACTAA
- the LOC18611132 gene encoding uncharacterized protein LOC18611132 — translation MKKGSVSLSHLATFPSPGASDYRDNGVVVAQKGWSSERVPHPANSTGCSRRHISASSLTPFYSGRTLPSKWEDAERWICSPVLGYGVSKNANYQLQRRPKSKSGPIVPPGIAFYSNYSPSMQLLDGGGSGSVRNLMAGSPFSTGVLMADGVSVHYGGCRGSVAGGDGDGEQSCMVQNDSNVARSAIIPGWSDLVSESSLPSSQDEKLDEIKDAETMISRVVSRRDMATQMSPEGSSSHSSPRERSSFCHSPPPILPLPAMENSDHPSKLDIREVQIDKRATMTNWPKRHGSRRIEKGVPDFEDFYQNNTAGSALSLDVSEAATSISKLHREEAKINAWENLQRAKAEAAIRKLEMKLEKKRSASMDKILSKLRMAQMKAQEMRSSMPAKENEQIPKTSQKVSFFNIRMSSFRSCFTCHAY, via the exons ATGAAGAAAGGTTCTGTTTCTTTGAGCCATCTGGCTACATTTCCAAGCCCAGGAGCATCAGATTACCGTGATAATGGCGTGGTGGTGGCTCAAAAAGGGTGGAGTTCAGAGAGAGTGCCACATCCAGCTAATAGTACTGGTTGTAGCAGAAGACATATCAGTGCTTCATCTTTGACACCTTTTTACAGTGGTAGAACATTGCCTTCCAAATGGGAAGATGCTGAAAGGTGGATTTGTAGCCCCGTTTTGGGTTACGGTGTTAGCAAGAATGCAAACTATCAGCTTCAGAGGCGGCCAAAGTCTAAAAGTGGACCGATTGTGCCTCCTGGAATTGCTTTCTACTCCAATTACTCGCCTTCAATGCAGCTCCTTGATGGTGGTGGTAGTGGGAGCGTGAGGAATTTAATGGCAGGGTCTCCATTTTCTACTGGGGTTTTGATGGCTGATGGGGTCTCTGTTCATTATGGTGGGTGTAGAGGCTCTGTTGCTGGTGGAGACGGTGACGGTGAACAATCTTGTATGGTGCAGAATGATAGTAATGTGGCACGATCCGCTATTATACCTGGATGGTCAGATTTGGTCAGTGAGTCTTCATTGCCCAGCTCTCAAG ATGAAAAACTTGATGAAATCAAGGATGCAGAAACGATGATCTCTCGCGTAGTTTCACGGAGGGATATGGCTACACAAATGAGCCCTGAGGGCAGTAGCAGCCACTCTTCTCCCAGAGAGAGATCTTCATTTTGCCACTCACCTCCTCCTATCCTTCCTCTGCCTGCTATGGAGAACAGTGATCATCCTTCTAAATTGGACATCAGGGAAGTGCAGATAGACAAACGAGCCACCATGACCAACTGGCCCAAAAGACATGGATCAAGAAGAATCGAGAAAGGCGTGCCAGATTTCGAAGACTTTTACCAGAACAACACGGCAGGTTCTGCTTTATCTCTGGATGTTTCAGAGGCAGCAACAAGCATTTCAAA GTTGCATAGGGAGGAAGCAAAGATCAACGCGTGGGAGAATTTGCAGAGGGCAAAAGCTGAGGCAGCCATACGTAAACTAGAG ATGAAATTGGAAAAGAAGAGATCAGCATCAATGGATAAGATCTTGAGCAAGCTGAGAATGGCTCAGATGAAAGCCCAAGAAATGAGAAGTTCAATGCCAGCCAAGGAGAATGAACAGATTCCAAAGACTTCTCAGAAGGTATCATTCTTCAACATCCGCATGAGTTCCTTCCGCAGTTGCTTCACCTGTCATGCTTACTAG
- the LOC18611130 gene encoding uncharacterized protein LOC18611130 produces the protein MVDVDRRMAGLNPAHIAGLRRLSARASAPSTPASLPVRNGLQSFSSLADKVITHLRNSGFQVQPGLCDAEFARAEAEFGFVFPPDLRAILLAGLPVGPGFPDWRSAGARLHLRASLDLPIAAISFQIARNTLWSKSWGPRPSDPEKALRVARNALKRAPLLIPIFNHCYIPCNPSLAGNPIFFIDETRVFCCGFDISDFFEMESLFRCSESDPELLKKQRSVSEKSAGSSTNFSRRSLDAGLVTGSRTPRWVEFWSDAAVDRRRRNSSSSSSNSSPERYFDMPRTQIPKWVDQYIEQIGSVLREGGWGESDISEIVHVSASGFFEGEMVLLDNQAVLDALLLKADRFSDLLRKAGWSSEEVSDALGFDFRPEKEKKPAKKLSAELVEKIGKLAESVSRS, from the coding sequence ATGGTCGACGTGGACCGGAGAATGGCCGGTCTAAACCCGGCCCACATAGCAGGCCTACGCCGTCTCTCTGCTCGCGCTTCCGCTCCTTCAACTCCGGCTTCCCTTCCAGTTCGCAACGGTCTTCagtctttctcttctttagcAGATAAAGTTATAACCCATTTAAGAAATTCGGGTTTCCAAGTCCAACCTGGTTTATGCGACGCCGAGTTCGCCCGAGCGGAAGCCGAGTTTGGCTTCGTTTTCCCACCCGACCTTCGAGCCATATTATTAGCCGGGTTACCCGTAGGTCCGGGTTTTCCCGATTGGCGATCTGCTGGAGCCCGACTCCATCTACGGGCTTCGCTTGATCTTCCTATCGCTGCAATATCCTTTCAGATCGCGCGTAACACTTTATGGTCCAAATCGTGGGGTCCCAGACCCTCCGACCCGGAAAAAGCATTACGGGTAGCCAGAAATGCGCTTAAAAGAGCTCCCCTTTTGATCCCCATTTTCAATCACTGCTATATTCCCTGTAACCCGTCTTTAGCGGGTAACCCCATTTTCTTCATCGACGAGACCCGGGTTTTCTGTTGCGGGTTTGATATATCCGATTTTTTTGAGATGGAATCTTTGTTCCGGTGCTCCGAATCCGATCCCGAATTGTTGAAAAAGCAGAGATCGGTTAGTGAGAAATCAGCCGGGTCGTCCACTAATTTCTCGAGGCGGAGTCTGGACGCGGGTTTGGTAACCGGGTCGAGAACCCCTAGATGGGTCGAGTTCTGGAGCGACGCGGCTGTTGATCGGCGCCGGAGAAACTCGTCGTCATCATCTTCGAATTCGTCCCCAGAGAGGTATTTCGATATGCCGAGAACCCAAATCCCGAAATGGGTCGACCAATACATCGAGCAAATCGGGTCGGTTCTTAGAGAAGGCGGGTGGGGCGAGTCAGATATATCGGAGATCGTACACGTGTCAGCATCTGGGTTCTTTGAAGGAGAGATGGTTTTGTTGGATAATCAGGCGGTCCTCGATGCGCTTCTTTTAAAAGCGGATCGGTTCTCAGATTTGCTCCGAAAAGCCGGGTGGAGCTCCGAAGAAGTTTCGGATGCGCTAGGGTTTGATTTTCGACCggagaaggaaaagaaacctGCCAAGAAATTGTCCGCTGAGCTCGTAGAAAAAATTGGGAAACTTGCTGAATCGGTTAGCCGGTCATGA
- the LOC18611133 gene encoding heterogeneous nuclear ribonucleoprotein 1 isoform X1 translates to MDRKLVVLGIPWEVDTEGLRKYMSKFGDLEDCIVMKERSTGRSRGFGYVTFASADDAKNVLSIEHFLGERMLEVKIATPKEEMRAPAKKVTRIFVARIPPSVDESTFRSHFEEYGEITDLYMPKDQASKAHRGIGFITFASADSVENLMTDTHELGGSTVVVDRATPKEDDFKPIGRMSQGGYGAYNAYISAATRYAALGAPTLYDHPGPVYGRGESTRGMGKKIFVGRLPQEANAEDLRQYFGRFGRILDVYVPKDPKRSGHRGFGFVTFAEDGVADRVSRRSHEICGQQVAIDSATPVDDAGPSFMMNPAGPYRGFGGPMRPFGRMYGGLHFDDQWGYAIGSARPSRAEWRYRPY, encoded by the exons ATGGACCGAAAGCTTGTG GTTTTGGGAATACCGTGGGAGGTGGATACTGAAGGTTTGAGGAAATATATGAGTAAATTTGGTGATTTGGAGGATTGTATTGTCATGAAG GAGCGCTCAACGGGCCGATCTCGTGGTTTTGGATATGTAACATTTGCATCCGCTGATGATGCTAAG AATGTGCTATCAATTGAGCATTTTCTTGGTGAGAGAATGCTGGAAGTTAAAATAGCTACTCCAAAG GAGGAGATGAGAGCACCTGCAAAGAAAGTAACCAGGATATTTGTAGCCAGGATTCCACCATCAGTGGACGAATCAACGTTTCGGAG CCATTTCGAGGAGTATGGTGAGATAACGGATTTATACATGCCGAAG GATCAAGCGTCCAAAGCTCACCGTGGAATTGGTTTTATCACTTTTGCTAGTGCAG ATTCTGTGGAGAATCTGATGACTGATACTCATGAACTGGGAGGTTCTACGGTAGTAGTTGATCGAGCAACACCGAAG GAAGATGACTTTAAACCAATAGGCAGAATGTCACAAGGTGGATATGGTGCATACAATGCATACATTTCTGCTGCAACTAGATATGCTGCACTTGGTGCTCCTACCTTGTATGACCATCCTGGCCCTGTGTATGGAA GAGGAGAATCTACTCGAGGGATGGGCAAAAAGATATTTGTTGGCAGGCTCCCTCAGGAGGCTAATGCTGAAGATCTTCGCCAGTATTTTGGTAGATTTGGGCGTATACTAGATGTTTATGTTCCTAAG GACCCCAAGAGATCTGGCCACAGAGGTTTTGGTTTTGTCACTTTTGCTGAAGATGGAGTTGCAGACCGAGTATCTCGTAGGTCTCATGAGATTTGTGGACAACAG GTGGCAATAGATTCTGCAACACCTGTTGATGATGCTGGCCCTAGTTTCATGATGAATCCTGCTGGACCGTATAGAGGTTTTGGTGGTCCAATGCGCCCTTTTGGTAGGATGTATGGAGGCCTGCATTTTGATGAT CAGTGGGGTTATGCAATTGGGAGTGCAAGGCCATCGAGAGCAGAGTGGAGGTATAGGCCATACTAA
- the LOC18611133 gene encoding heterogeneous nuclear ribonucleoprotein 1 isoform X3, with protein sequence MLEVKIATPKEEMRAPAKKVTRIFVARIPPSVDESTFRSHFEEYGEITDLYMPKDQASKAHRGIGFITFASADSVENLMTDTHELGGSTVVVDRATPKEDDFKPIGRMSQGGYGAYNAYISAATRYAALGAPTLYDHPGPVYGRGESTRGMGKKIFVGRLPQEANAEDLRQYFGRFGRILDVYVPKDPKRSGHRGFGFVTFAEDGVADRVSRRSHEICGQQVAIDSATPVDDAGPSFMMNPAGPYRGFGGPMRPFGRMYGGLHFDDQWGYAIGSARPSRAEWRYRPY encoded by the exons ATGCTGGAAGTTAAAATAGCTACTCCAAAG GAGGAGATGAGAGCACCTGCAAAGAAAGTAACCAGGATATTTGTAGCCAGGATTCCACCATCAGTGGACGAATCAACGTTTCGGAG CCATTTCGAGGAGTATGGTGAGATAACGGATTTATACATGCCGAAG GATCAAGCGTCCAAAGCTCACCGTGGAATTGGTTTTATCACTTTTGCTAGTGCAG ATTCTGTGGAGAATCTGATGACTGATACTCATGAACTGGGAGGTTCTACGGTAGTAGTTGATCGAGCAACACCGAAG GAAGATGACTTTAAACCAATAGGCAGAATGTCACAAGGTGGATATGGTGCATACAATGCATACATTTCTGCTGCAACTAGATATGCTGCACTTGGTGCTCCTACCTTGTATGACCATCCTGGCCCTGTGTATGGAA GAGGAGAATCTACTCGAGGGATGGGCAAAAAGATATTTGTTGGCAGGCTCCCTCAGGAGGCTAATGCTGAAGATCTTCGCCAGTATTTTGGTAGATTTGGGCGTATACTAGATGTTTATGTTCCTAAG GACCCCAAGAGATCTGGCCACAGAGGTTTTGGTTTTGTCACTTTTGCTGAAGATGGAGTTGCAGACCGAGTATCTCGTAGGTCTCATGAGATTTGTGGACAACAG GTGGCAATAGATTCTGCAACACCTGTTGATGATGCTGGCCCTAGTTTCATGATGAATCCTGCTGGACCGTATAGAGGTTTTGGTGGTCCAATGCGCCCTTTTGGTAGGATGTATGGAGGCCTGCATTTTGATGAT CAGTGGGGTTATGCAATTGGGAGTGCAAGGCCATCGAGAGCAGAGTGGAGGTATAGGCCATACTAA